From the Chitinolyticbacter meiyuanensis genome, one window contains:
- the atpA gene encoding F0F1 ATP synthase subunit alpha, producing MQLNPSEISELIKARIQNLSASAETRTIGTVVSVTDGIVRVHGLSDVMQGEMLEFPGNTFGLALNLERDSVGAVVMGDYTHIKEGDEVKCTGRILEVPVGRELVGRVVNSLGQPIDGKGPLGTTLSSPIEKIAPGVIARQSVDQPLQIGLKAIDTMVPIGRGQRELIIGDRQTGKTAVALDAIINQKGTGVVCIYVAIGQKASSIANVVRKLEEHGAMGHTIVVAAAASESAALQYIAAYSGCTMGEYFRDRGEDALIVYDDLSKQAVAYRQISLLLRRPPGREAYPGDVFYLHSRLLERAARINADEVEKLTNGEVKGKTGSLTALPIIETQAGDVSAFVPTNVISITDGQIFLETDLFNAGIRPAMNAGISVSRVGGAAQTKVIKKLGGGVRLALAQYRELAAFAQFASDLDEATRKQLERGKLVTELMKQAQYSPLKVSELAVTLLLINKGSYDDVKVEKALAFEAAFLAHLKSNHADVLARVDQSGQLSGDDEAVIVKAVESFKSANAY from the coding sequence ATGCAACTCAATCCGTCTGAAATCAGTGAACTGATTAAGGCTCGGATCCAGAATCTGTCGGCAAGCGCTGAAACCCGTACCATTGGTACGGTTGTTTCGGTGACCGACGGCATCGTTCGCGTCCACGGCTTGTCCGACGTGATGCAGGGCGAAATGCTGGAATTCCCGGGCAACACCTTTGGCCTCGCGCTGAACCTTGAGCGCGATTCTGTTGGCGCCGTGGTGATGGGTGATTACACCCACATCAAGGAAGGCGACGAAGTCAAATGCACTGGCCGCATCCTGGAAGTGCCGGTTGGCCGCGAACTGGTCGGCCGCGTGGTGAACTCGCTGGGCCAGCCGATCGATGGCAAGGGTCCGCTGGGCACCACCCTGAGCAGCCCGATTGAAAAGATCGCCCCAGGTGTGATCGCGCGTCAATCGGTTGACCAGCCGTTGCAGATCGGCCTCAAGGCCATCGACACCATGGTGCCGATCGGTCGTGGCCAGCGTGAGCTGATCATTGGCGACCGCCAGACCGGCAAGACCGCCGTGGCTCTGGATGCGATCATCAACCAGAAGGGCACTGGCGTCGTGTGTATCTACGTCGCCATTGGCCAGAAGGCGTCGTCGATCGCCAACGTGGTGCGCAAGCTGGAAGAGCACGGCGCCATGGGTCACACCATCGTCGTCGCTGCCGCTGCTTCGGAATCGGCCGCGCTGCAATACATCGCCGCCTACTCCGGCTGCACGATGGGCGAATACTTCCGCGACCGCGGTGAAGACGCGCTGATCGTGTATGACGATCTGTCCAAGCAAGCTGTGGCCTATCGCCAGATCTCGCTGCTGCTGCGCCGTCCGCCGGGTCGTGAAGCCTACCCGGGCGATGTGTTCTATCTGCACAGCCGTCTGCTGGAACGTGCCGCACGGATCAACGCCGACGAAGTCGAGAAGCTCACCAATGGTGAAGTGAAGGGCAAGACCGGTTCGCTGACCGCGCTGCCCATCATCGAAACGCAAGCCGGTGACGTGTCCGCCTTCGTTCCGACCAACGTGATCTCGATTACCGACGGCCAGATCTTCCTGGAAACCGATCTGTTCAACGCGGGTATCCGTCCTGCGATGAACGCCGGTATCTCCGTGTCGCGCGTCGGTGGCGCTGCCCAGACCAAGGTCATCAAGAAGCTTGGCGGCGGTGTGCGTCTGGCACTGGCCCAGTACCGTGAACTGGCTGCGTTCGCGCAGTTCGCTTCCGATCTGGACGAAGCCACCCGCAAGCAGCTCGAGCGCGGCAAGCTGGTGACCGAACTGATGAAGCAGGCGCAGTACAGCCCGCTCAAGGTGTCGGAACTGGCCGTGACGCTGCTGCTGATCAACAAGGGCTCGTACGACGACGTCAAGGTTGAGAAGGCGCTGGCATTCGAAGCGGCTTTCCTCGCCCACCTCAAGTCCAACCACGCCGACGTATTGGCGCGCGTGGACCAGAGTGGCCAGCTGTCGGGCGACGACGAAGCAGTCATCGTGAAGGCGGTGGAGAGCTTCAAGTCGGCCAACGCTTACTGA
- the atpG gene encoding F0F1 ATP synthase subunit gamma codes for MAGGKEIRTKIKSVKNTQKITRAMEMVATSKMRKAQDRMRSARPYGEKIRNVAAHLAVALVDYAHPFLQKRETVKRVGIITVTSDKGLCGGLNTNALRLALNLMKQWHQAGREVAVTAIGNKGFGFMSRNGAKVISSTVGLGDAPHLDQLVGPIKVMVDAYIAGEVDEVHLVYTKFINTMKQEPVVEQLLPLAGEAFGQPEHSYNWEYLYEPDPKTVIDELMTRYLEALVYQAVAENMASENAARMVAMKAATDNADKVIGNLQLLYNKTRQAAITKELSEICAGAAAV; via the coding sequence ATGGCTGGCGGCAAGGAAATTCGCACCAAGATCAAAAGCGTAAAGAACACGCAGAAGATCACCCGCGCCATGGAAATGGTGGCCACGTCCAAGATGCGTAAGGCCCAGGACCGCATGAGGTCGGCTCGTCCCTACGGTGAAAAAATCCGTAATGTGGCGGCCCACCTCGCGGTGGCCCTGGTGGACTATGCCCACCCCTTCCTGCAAAAGCGCGAAACCGTGAAACGGGTCGGCATCATCACGGTCACGTCGGACAAGGGCTTGTGCGGTGGCTTGAACACCAACGCCCTGCGTCTGGCGCTGAACCTGATGAAGCAATGGCATCAGGCTGGTCGCGAAGTCGCGGTCACCGCCATCGGCAACAAGGGTTTTGGCTTCATGAGCCGTAACGGGGCCAAGGTCATTTCGTCGACCGTCGGCCTTGGTGATGCACCGCATCTTGACCAACTGGTCGGTCCGATCAAGGTCATGGTCGATGCGTACATCGCAGGTGAAGTGGACGAAGTGCACCTCGTGTACACCAAGTTCATCAACACCATGAAGCAAGAGCCTGTGGTCGAGCAGTTGCTCCCGCTCGCTGGCGAGGCCTTTGGCCAGCCCGAGCACAGCTACAACTGGGAGTACCTGTACGAGCCGGATCCCAAGACGGTGATCGACGAGCTGATGACCCGCTACCTCGAAGCCCTGGTCTATCAGGCTGTGGCTGAAAACATGGCGTCCGAGAATGCGGCGCGGATGGTAGCGATGAAGGCAGCGACCGACAACGCTGACAAGGTGATCGGCAATCTGCAACTGCTGTATAACAAGACGCGTCAAGCGGCGATTACGAAAGAACTTTCGGAAATTTGCGCCGGCGCTGCAGCGGTTTAA
- the atpD gene encoding F0F1 ATP synthase subunit beta, whose translation MSQGKIVQIIGPVVDVEFPRDNLPKVYDALKLVDQDLVLEVQQQLGDGVVRAIAMGTTDGLKRGLAVGNTGNPISVPVGTATLGRIMDVLGNPIDEAGPVQTEARRAIHQPAPKFDELNQSVDLLETGIKVIDLVCPFAKGGKVGLFGGAGVGKTVNMMELINNIAKAHSGLSVFAGVGERTREGNDFYHEMKDSNVLDKVAMVYGQMNEPPGNRLRVALTGLSIAEQFRDEGRDVLFFVDNIYRYTLAGTEVSALLGRMPSAVGYQPTLAEEMGALQERITSTKTGSITSIQAVYVPADDLTDPSPATTFAHLDATVVLSRDIAALGIYPAIDPLDSTSRQLDPQVVGEEHYAVTRGVQQTLQKYKELQDIIAILGMDELSPEDKLAVARARKIQRFLSQPFHVAEVFTGSPGKYVPLKETLKGFRGILNGDYDHLPEQAFYMVGGIEEALEKAKTLQ comes from the coding sequence ATGAGCCAAGGGAAAATCGTACAAATCATTGGCCCGGTGGTCGACGTGGAATTTCCGCGCGACAACCTGCCCAAGGTGTATGACGCGCTCAAGCTGGTCGACCAGGATCTGGTGCTGGAAGTGCAGCAACAACTGGGCGACGGCGTGGTGCGCGCCATTGCCATGGGTACGACCGATGGTCTGAAGCGCGGCCTGGCCGTGGGCAATACCGGCAACCCGATCTCGGTGCCGGTTGGTACCGCGACCCTGGGTCGTATCATGGACGTGCTGGGCAATCCGATTGACGAAGCTGGCCCGGTGCAGACCGAAGCCCGCCGCGCCATTCACCAGCCTGCACCGAAGTTCGACGAACTGAACCAGTCGGTCGACCTGCTGGAAACCGGCATCAAGGTGATTGACCTTGTATGCCCGTTCGCCAAGGGCGGCAAGGTGGGTCTGTTCGGCGGCGCCGGTGTCGGCAAGACCGTCAACATGATGGAACTGATCAACAACATCGCCAAGGCGCACTCGGGTCTGTCCGTGTTTGCCGGCGTGGGTGAGCGTACCCGTGAGGGCAACGACTTCTACCACGAAATGAAGGACTCCAACGTCCTCGACAAGGTGGCGATGGTGTATGGCCAGATGAACGAGCCGCCGGGCAACCGCCTGCGCGTGGCGTTGACTGGCCTGTCGATCGCCGAGCAGTTCCGCGACGAAGGTCGTGATGTGCTGTTCTTCGTCGACAACATCTACCGTTACACCCTGGCCGGTACCGAAGTGTCCGCACTGCTGGGTCGTATGCCGTCTGCGGTGGGCTACCAGCCGACGCTGGCGGAAGAAATGGGCGCCCTGCAAGAGCGCATCACTTCGACCAAGACCGGTTCGATCACGTCGATCCAGGCCGTTTACGTGCCTGCCGATGACTTGACCGATCCGTCGCCGGCCACCACCTTCGCCCACTTGGACGCTACCGTCGTTCTGAGCCGTGACATCGCTGCGCTGGGTATCTACCCGGCCATCGACCCGCTCGACTCGACTTCGCGCCAGCTCGATCCGCAAGTGGTGGGTGAAGAGCACTACGCCGTCACGCGTGGCGTGCAGCAGACGCTGCAGAAGTACAAGGAACTGCAGGACATCATCGCGATTCTGGGTATGGACGAACTGTCTCCCGAAGACAAGCTCGCCGTGGCCCGCGCGCGCAAGATCCAGCGTTTCCTGTCGCAGCCGTTCCACGTTGCTGAAGTGTTCACCGGCTCGCCGGGCAAGTACGTGCCGTTGAAGGAAACCCTCAAGGGCTTCAGAGGCATTCTCAACGGCGATTACGATCACCTCCCCGAGCAGGCCTTCTACATGGTCGGCGGCATCGAGGAAGCGCTCGAAAAAGCCAAGACCTTGCAATAA
- a CDS encoding F0F1 ATP synthase subunit epsilon: MTMHVDVVSAEELIWSGTAEFVSAPAEKGEIGILPRHAPLLSRIRPGALRIKPANSNDPDVVLYVSGGLLEVQPHVVTVLADTAIRGADLDEAKAREAKARAEEALKGKNGAMNFAVAQAELLEAAAKIAVLEKLKKRGH, from the coding sequence ATGACCATGCATGTGGACGTGGTAAGCGCTGAGGAACTGATCTGGTCCGGTACCGCCGAGTTCGTCTCGGCCCCGGCCGAAAAGGGCGAGATCGGTATCCTGCCGCGCCATGCGCCGCTGCTGTCCCGGATTCGTCCGGGCGCGCTGCGCATCAAGCCGGCCAACAGCAACGATCCGGACGTCGTGCTTTACGTCTCCGGTGGTTTGCTTGAGGTGCAACCGCACGTAGTGACCGTATTGGCCGATACTGCCATCCGCGGTGCCGACCTCGACGAAGCCAAGGCCCGCGAAGCCAAGGCCCGCGCCGAGGAAGCATTGAAGGGCAAGAACGGTGCGATGAACTTTGCAGTGGCGCAAGCCGAGCTGCTCGAAGCTGCGGCGAAGATCGCCGTGCTCGAGAAGCTGAAGAAGCGTGGTCACTGA
- the glmU gene encoding bifunctional UDP-N-acetylglucosamine diphosphorylase/glucosamine-1-phosphate N-acetyltransferase GlmU has translation MSAVNVVVLAAGQGKRMYSKLPKVLHRLAGKPLLGHVLDTARQLDPSRLIVVFGHGGDQVQAAFVGQDDLGWAHQAQQLGTGHALQQAVPQLDGDVTLMLYGDVPLTRLSTLRALLDASHGGALGILTDVLEDASGYGRIVRDAAGNVQRIVEQKDCTQDEAAIREMNTGILALPTARLAGWLAELKNDNAQGEYYATDLIALAARDGVRIATVHPDHHWEAEGINNKLQLAALERIHQGEVASALLTAGVGLADPARIDVRGTLKHGQDCLIDVNCVFEGEVVLGNDVQIGANCVLKNVKVADGVVIHPFCHLEDAEIGPNGVIGPYARLRPGAELAADVHVGNFVEVKKSTIGTGSKVNHLSYIGDTSMGAGVNVGAGTITANYDGVNKFRTVIEDGVRIGSNNVLVAPVTIGTDATTAAGSVISKDAPAGKLTVARARQVTLDGWQRPVKIAK, from the coding sequence ATGTCTGCTGTCAACGTCGTCGTTCTCGCTGCCGGTCAAGGCAAGCGCATGTATTCCAAGCTGCCCAAGGTGCTGCACCGCCTCGCCGGCAAGCCGTTGCTGGGCCATGTGCTCGATACCGCCCGCCAGCTCGATCCCTCGCGATTGATCGTGGTGTTCGGTCATGGCGGCGACCAGGTACAGGCCGCCTTTGTCGGCCAGGACGACTTGGGCTGGGCGCATCAGGCGCAGCAGCTGGGCACCGGCCACGCACTGCAGCAGGCCGTGCCGCAGCTCGATGGCGACGTGACGCTGATGCTGTACGGCGACGTGCCGCTGACCCGTCTTTCCACGCTCCGCGCACTGCTCGACGCCAGCCACGGCGGCGCGCTCGGCATCCTCACCGATGTACTCGAGGATGCCAGCGGTTATGGCCGCATCGTGCGTGACGCGGCCGGCAATGTGCAGCGCATCGTCGAGCAGAAGGATTGCACCCAGGATGAAGCCGCGATCCGCGAGATGAACACCGGCATCCTGGCGCTGCCCACCGCGCGGCTCGCCGGCTGGCTGGCCGAGCTGAAGAACGACAACGCCCAGGGCGAGTACTACGCCACCGACCTGATCGCACTCGCCGCGCGCGACGGCGTACGCATCGCCACCGTGCACCCGGACCACCACTGGGAGGCTGAGGGCATCAACAACAAGCTGCAACTCGCCGCGCTCGAGCGCATCCATCAGGGCGAAGTGGCCAGTGCATTGTTGACCGCAGGCGTCGGTCTGGCCGATCCGGCGCGCATCGACGTACGTGGCACGCTCAAGCACGGCCAGGATTGCCTGATCGACGTGAACTGCGTGTTCGAAGGCGAGGTGGTGCTGGGCAACGATGTGCAGATCGGCGCCAACTGCGTGCTGAAGAATGTGAAGGTCGCCGACGGCGTGGTGATCCACCCGTTCTGCCACCTGGAAGACGCGGAGATCGGCCCGAACGGCGTGATCGGCCCGTATGCGCGGCTGCGGCCTGGCGCCGAGCTGGCCGCCGACGTGCATGTCGGCAATTTCGTCGAAGTGAAGAAGTCGACCATCGGCACCGGCTCCAAGGTCAACCACCTCAGCTATATCGGCGACACCAGCATGGGCGCTGGCGTCAACGTCGGCGCGGGCACCATCACTGCCAACTACGACGGCGTGAACAAGTTTCGCACCGTGATCGAGGATGGCGTGCGCATCGGCTCCAACAATGTGCTGGTCGCGCCGGTGACCATCGGCACCGACGCGACCACCGCCGCAGGCTCGGTCATCAGCAAGGACGCGCCCGCCGGCAAGCTCACCGTCGCCCGCGCACGGCAGGTGACGCTCGACGGCTGGCAACGTCCGGTGAAGATCGCGAAATAA